In Dromaius novaehollandiae isolate bDroNov1 chromosome 29, bDroNov1.hap1, whole genome shotgun sequence, the DNA window TGCATGTACAGTTTCTCAGGATGCCTGCAGGAACTGAAACCCACTTCTTGCTGGAGGTCCCATTTGACTGCCTAACAGAAATTGTTTAACAGCTTTTAGTGATGAAATTGTTGTGTTCACTGAGgttatgattttatttaaattctcaCATAGTGTGATGTCCAGGTTACACCATCATGATTTCTTTAATCTTAGGTCTTAATGAGCTAGTTTAATTTCTGGTATCATCACAGTGATCTCACTGGAATTTCCACCTGCATTAAGCTGACTCCACACGCTAGCGCTTCCTTTATTAAGTTGTCATAAGCATGGCTGCTCAAGGATTTTGTAAGAATCCTCTCTGGCTGACATGCATGTTTTTCCTTTATGGCCCTTAAATGCAACATGTAAATCACTGGAGATAAGTGAAGCTTATCCTAGGAATATCCAGGAATTTATGCCATTCACATCCCTAACTCGAATAACCAGAATGAGCTCAGATGGATTTAGTGATCATGATGTTCATTTGAGATCATACCATGCACAGAGCAATTTACTGACTGATTTTTGTTGAGAGGAATTGTCCTTTAATCTGTCTGTACATGTGGCAACTCAGTCCTACAGAAGGAATTCTCTACCAGATCAGTGCGTTATTTTACTCCAATTTAAGGTTTTAAGTAGGCGCTGAAATTCTGCCCCAAAGGAGCCCGTGTTTCTGGCAATGGCGATTCGAGTCAGGGAGTCAGAGACATCACCATGCAGAGGGCATTACCTTCCACCTCTGCCCATGATCCAACAAAACAGgcatgattttaaagaaaaatcaaagaagcAAAGAGTTTTTTGTTATGGGAAAATGGCTATAAGACGAGACAACAGCATTAGACTGAACCATGGTCTGAGACGTCAGttcatgaaagcagaaaaaaatgcaataactGCCCAGATATTGCTCCTCTGATAACAGGGCAGAACCACACAACAATTTTTCTTATTGACAGAGCTgaagctgcagccctgcctgctccttttTCTCTTGACCAAAGCATTGGTTCAAAATTGCCTTTTCAACAAGTTGGTAAGAGTAGAAGTCCTTTGGATTTGAAAGTCATTGGTTTATCCATATGCTCAGAGATGCTGTGGGCATTAAAACTTCTCAAGGGTGTTCTGAGGCTTCTCAAGAAAAAGCACTTTGCAATCATTTCACAAACATTCATTAGTTGATGTTCAACCCAGCTAATTTTGGGTGCTGTGTTGATGTATGAAAATGTGTGAGTGATTTAGACGCTTCACTGTTACACAATACCATCACTTTAATGTACAGGAGTCAAGGTGGTGCGTGCCATTACTTTAACTAGGTCATGATTTGTACCATTGGAAGTCAAGGCTGTCATGGGTCAATATGAATGCAGCTCTTCTTttcttccaccaaaaaaaaaaaaaaaaaatccctttcaagACTCTTCATCAAATCCCGTACTAGTATGAGGTCACATTTGCTGTATAACAGGTGAAAATACGTCTCTGCATTTCAAACTATACTTTTCAGAAAACCTCTACATATGTCTGCTGTCCTTCATTTACCcttcttctgtgctttttcagAGGACCATCTGTATGTTTTATTCACACTAACATATTAGTTCAGCAAGTCTCCTGTTGGGCCTGAGCAGGTTTTTAACTGTGTCCAAGGCATTCTGCAGACCCTTCTCACTGGCATCTCTGATAAGAGCCCCAAAGCAGAAATATCTGGTCTTAATACATGCACTACCTAAGCTGAATAtttgatattttccttttctcttaagGCAGTAAAAGAACTGTGTTTAGATTTCTGCGTTTTCTGGTGCATGTTGCAGTTTGGGAGGAGCTGTGGCAGGAAACAACAGCTGGCCAAAGTGAGTATTTCCCCAACAAAAACTGCCCAGCATTTactgcagggaaggaaaaaacctCTCTCCAGGCATCAAGAGTGAATTACTGCCATCCACATCTCCAAGCTTAGGGGCGACTTCCTCACCTAAATTTACATTTTACCATGAAGTCTGCAAGTCATTGCAAGTTGTGGCTCATTACTCTGTCTCAGGGCAACAAACCCTTTCTACATCAAAGACATCCCCTTCCGCTCAATAGCATTACTTTACACTTAATAACATTGTGATTTAAATGCTCTCCAAATTACATGTCTTTTGGGGCTTCCCGTGGGAAAAAAGTGCTTATTACAGATTTTCTGAGGCTTCTCAGGAACAAAGGATATCAAAGCACTTTAGAAATACTGACTAATGATTTATACACGTAGGTCGTTTTGTTGTTATAATGTGACGTGTGCATGTCCCAGTGGTGAGTAACAGCATCAGCCTGAAGAAGGAGCCAGTGTCAGTCATATCGTTCCCCTGATCAGATGGTGCTTCATAGCCTTTGGGTCTGGCGAGCTCTGTCCCTGACCTACTTTCGCTTTTGTGTTGTCCGGGTTCATCTGCTCCTTTCCCGGCGTGTTTACAAATGTGTTCGGCTGGAACTTTATGGCCTGTGACAAAGGCTTTCTGTTCACatagttggaaaaaaaagtgacactGTCAAAATTTGTCTTCATTCCTGCATTTTAAATGAGAGACAGCAGCATTGTACTAGTTTAGAGACTTCTTATTGTCTTAAACCAGCTCTTAAAAATAACGATGTGTGCCAAAGTTTATCCAAGGAGAGAACTCAGAATGCCTTTTTATGCAAGATACATAATGAATTTCTTCTGGTTGATACTGCTACTACTACGGTATTTAAGATATATTATTTATCATTGATAGTGAAGATCAactaaaaataacatgaaataaaagAGCTAGGCACAGGAAATGGCAATGccattcaagaaaatatttacaggatggaaaaccattatttttaatcttcaattttcagttttcattggtCTCTCTTTTCACTTGGCCATGAGTGAAGAGTCCTATTCAAAATGATCAGTAGTGAAAAACACCCAGCAAGAGGGCATGTACCATGTCACTTGGAAAGCTGCAGTGACTATTGACTGTGGCAATACAGGAGAACATCCTGCGGTTTGTGAACAGGTAAAAAGGCAGCTGGTTGGGTAACAACATGTTGCAGGGAAGAACAACcatgaaaatctgaaaatttGATGCAGAACACATTTATTGGcaaaaaaaagtggaataaaGTGAACAGAGTataaagaagacaaaaagaaggAAGATAACATGAGCAATAAGACATGATAACATGAAGATGATGTTGTCCTCTTGCAGTTGCCTAGACCAATCTTTACATACACTGACACTAATACAAGGTCACACATCAGGGCCTAGTCAAACACAGGGAAACATAACTGTAAGAGGAATGAACACTAAAATGTCACAGATACAAGAGGTACCAAAGCACATCCTGTGGGAAAGATCTATGGAAGATgcagcaaaaaaaaggaaaaacaaaaaaacccgaaccaggaaaagagaaatctgtttctcagAGTATATCAATGGCAATATCAAATGGGATCAGCAACATATTTCAAGATTCTCCACTCCTGCTGGGGACAAGGGCTTGCGTCCAGGTTTAGCAAGGCCCACAGGGTCCCGACGGCTTCTTGCCGCAGCGCGGCAAAGGGCAagggctgcaggagggcagggcgTAGGGTCTGCCAAAGGCGCAGAGGCCCCCCGAGCCCGGCGTGGCCCCGGCGCCGTagaggccccccagccccagggagccgcCAAAGGCGGGTGCCCCGGAGGAGCCCACGACGGACTGCTGCGggcaggagctgaggatggggccggggaAGGTGACCACCACGGGGGGCGGCTGGATGAGGGCCGCCGAGTCGGGGCACTGCCGGGCGCACAGCTCGTTGCGGCTGGCGGCGATGGGCCGCGGGCAGGCGACGCCGCTTTGGGGGACGCACAGCTCGTAGCAGGACATCTCGCTGGGACGGATGGAGGGGGATCTGcaagagggcagagagggcaaGGCGGTAGAAAAGGGCTCTGGGCGACGCGGAGGGAGCCTGGGGAGGGAGGCCGAGTGCCTGCACACTTACCCTGCTGCCCGGGGCGGAGGCGTCAAGAGAAGTGGCTGCAGAGCCTGGTGGAGGCCGAGCTTTTATACGGCCCCTCCGACggcccagccccagcgcccggcGCTTCCTCCGCCCGCTGACTCGGCTTCCCGGCTCCTCGCCCCTCGGCGAGTCAGCATCCCCTCGCCCAGCAACGCGCTCCCCCGGCACGGCTTTTCCCCCCGCTCTGCTTCCTGGGCTCCGTGACCTCACGCGTCGCCCTCATTAGCGGCGCACGCGGAAGCAGAGGGCCCTGCTTATTCAGCTCCTTGCTGGCTGCCTCGCTGCTGAGCCAGGGGCAGGGGCCGGTGTCCCGCCCCAGCAGCTCGGCGTGCTCGGAGCAGAGGGGCGCTTCCCGCGAGCACGGCTGGCCCGGCGGGCAGCTGCTGCCGGCTCTCGAGCCCCCCAGGACCAGGCCCTGCAGAGCATCGCCCCAGAGCAACGGGGCTCTCGAGCCCCCCAGGACCAGGCCCTGCAGAGCATCGCCCCAGAGCAACGGGGCTCTCGAGCCCCCCAGGACCAGGCCCTGCAGAGCATCGCCCCAGAGCAGCGGGGCTCTCGAGCCCCCCAAGACCAGGCCCTGCAGAGCATCGCCCCAGAGCAACGGGGCTCTCGAGCCCCCCAGGACCAGGCCCTGCAGAGCATCGCCCCAGAGCAGCGAGGCTCTCGAGCCCCCCAGCACCAGGCCCTGCAGAGCATCGCCCCAGAGCAACGGGGCTCTCGAGCCCCCCAGGACCAGGCCCTGCAGAGCATCGCCCCAGAGCAGCGAGGCTCTCGAGCCCCCCAGGACCAGGCCCTGCAGAGCATCGCCCAGGAGCAACGGGGCTCTCGAGTCCCCCAGGACCAGGCCCTGCAGAGCATCGCCCCAGAGCAACGGGGCTCTCGAGCCCCCCAAGACCAGGCCCTGCACAGCATCGCCCCAGAGCAACGGGGCTCTCGAGCCCCCCAGGACCAGGCCCTGCAGAGCATCGCCCCAGAGCAACGGGGCTCTCAAGCCCCCCAGGACCAGGCCCTGCAGAGCATCGCCCCAGAGCAACGGGGCTCCCCGGCACGTgccgggggcagctggggctggcgcggggctcGCCTTGGGCCCAGGCCACACTTGCCGCAAGAGTCCATGCTTCTTGCACCATTAACCACAAAGGGTGAGAGCTTTCCCTCCCCTCGTCCCACAGAGGCTGCTTGTGAGCAGCAACGGAGGAGCAGCGTGTTGGGCTTGCAAGCGGTGCAGCTTGCTGAGTCGGGAGAGCAGGAGTGGGTGCCTTTGATTTGGGTGTTTCGTCACACGGCGCCTCTGTAGATAAGCAGCACATTGCGTGTGTCCCCCAGGCGCTGGCTCGCTGGAGGCGTTTCAAAGGCTTTCTGCCTGGGCAACGCAGGGGAAAACCTCCTTCCGTGTCGCTCGCCAAACGAGCCCCCGATACACCCCCACAGCGGGAAGCAGCACCGCCGCACTCCGGCAGTGCTCATGGCACGGAGGTTGCTTGCGGTGGGCCTTTGCCACGGTGCGTGCCCTCCTACACACGGAGATGAGGAGAAGACAGCAGGGCTAATTGGGCCCATTAGGCGACAGGCTGGGAAGCATCTGCGTGGGGTGACCGCAGGGGCTGATGCAACGGGCTGCAGCCGAGCGGGGAGCAGCGTCAGCAGAAGAGCCCCACGCTGTGCGGGGAGGAGGCCGGGGGTCACGGAGCAGGGCTGGGTGTCCCCAGCACCTCCAGCTCCTCCCTGCGCTTGGAGGTGCTGCATAAAAGCTCGTCCctcggcggctgctgctgcctgctcctcctgcccggcTCTGCTCAGCACAAGGGCAGGTCGCAGGCCTGGGCTCTCGGCCTCTGCCGCAGGGTCTTcctgggagggctgctgcggcCGTGCGTGGGGAGGGCAGCGCTGCTGGTGTCGGGGAGCAGGCTGGACCCCAGCAGGCTCTGGAGAGGGGGGCgggagggctggggaaggggcgaagggtgctgcagctggggaaagggCACGGCTCTCGGCCCGGCCCCTGCAGCGCCAGCCTCCAGCACGCTCCCTTGTGTCCCCAGGGATCGCCTCGCTCACGGCAGCTGCCCTTGGCGCTCTGTGTTTCAGGCTCGGCTCTCGCGCAGCAAGATGTCCTGCTACGAGCTGTGCGTCCCCCAAAGCGGCGTCGCCTGCCCGCGGCCCATCGCCGCCAGCCGCAACGAGCTGTGCGCCCGGCAGTGCCCCGACTCGGCGGCCCTCATCCAGCCGCCCCCCGTGGTGGTCACCTtccccggccccatcctcagctcctgccCGCAGCAGTCCGTCGTGGGCTCCTCCGGGGCACCCGCCTTTGgcggctccctggggctggggggcctctACGGCGCCGGGGCCACGCCGGGCTCGGGGGGCCTCTGCGCCTTTGGCAGACCCTAcgccctgccctcctgcagccctTGCCCTTTGCCGCGCTGCGGCAAGAAGCCGTCGGGAGCCCCGTGGGCCTTGCTCAGCCCGGGCCCCGGTGCCCCCACGCAGCGCAGCCAGGACCCCGACCGCCAGTGACGCGCGGCCGAGCCTGTGCGCAGCGGGTGCCCGAGCAGCGCtgagccccgccagccccggcccagcccggggcAGCTGCGAGTGCCGCCTGCCCGAGGCCCTTCGCTGCGCTCTCCTGCTCcgctctgccctgctgctcccagggcctcTTGCCCAGCCTCCGCTGTGCCGGGAGCGCGGCTGCGGGGCCCAGGGGCCCGGCGCGGAGGAGGTGCCCTTGGGGACCAGAAGAGCGGGTGGGGCAGAAGCCCCGCTCGCCCTGCGGAAGATCCCCCTTCCTCCCGGCCGGCACGCTGCAGCCAGCCTCCCCGCAGCGCGCAGCCTGCCCTCCCTGCCGCTGCTGCCCGCCGGGCGCAATAAAGGTTTCCTGCATCCAGCCagtgcctccctccctccttccgtGCACGGAgcccgcggggggccggggccgctgcccgggCCACTGCGGGGAGGGAAAGTGGGGCCGGCCCCTCTTTGCCCAGGCGAGGACTGGGGACCCTGCGCTGGCcagccgcggggagggggctgcgggctgCTGCCCCTCCCCACCACGGGACGGGTGGGCAGCGCGGGCAGAAGCTTTTGCTTAGCTGGGAAAAGAGGGATTCACGGACATAATGGTAGTAATGAGTATGGAGTGGGGCAGTCAGAGTCCTCAGTCTCTTTCAACAACTGTGCATATAGACATACACACGTATGGAGATACACATATACATAGACCATAATGTTCCAGTTGTACAGGGCGATCACTTAGCTGCTGTTCATGCAACTCCAGAAGAAGGAGTGATCCTATCACCTCACTGTCCCGAAGTTTAGACTAAAGAGATTTGCTACATTATCATTCTCAAGGAATTCATAACTATCTGCGGGTCAAATACTAACATGTGCTAAGAAAGATCACATTTTGCTTAGTGTTACTCAGCATGATCCAGCTCACAATATTATTTTATGCCATGTTGTGATACATAAAGGATTAATTTACTTGGGATTACTTCCATTCAGATATTGTGGATTCTCCCCATCTTTTACAGAAACAGTGACAAGTCCTCAGTAAAAGGGTATTTGGGCATGCTCTTCACCTCGTTTTTACAAGTTCTGATATATTGCCAGTGCTCTCTGGTGCTCTGTATTTACAACAGCCCCTCTTTAGAGCATGCAGCCTCCCTGTACAATACAGTCACTTATTTGGGGCTACCCTGAaaatttttcctcttccatcattTTTTCTGATTATAGCCCATATTATACCAGACTTTATTCTCCATAGTCAGCAGGTGCATGGCTTCGCACTATATTACTAAAGATC includes these proteins:
- the LOC112994527 gene encoding scale keratin-like, yielding MSCYELCVPQSGVACPRPIAASRNELCARQCPDSAALIQPPPVVVTFPGPILSSCPQQSVVGSSGAPAFGGSLGLGGLYGAGATPGSGGLCAFGRPYALPSCSPCPLPRCGKKPSGPCGPC